The DNA region aggcatgcaccactaaCTGGCTGAAAATTTCAAATAGATAACAGAGATTCCATCTTAAAAATCTCCTTAAATATGAACAATATACCAATAGACAGGTCTAACTTCCTGGATGCTGAGAAGAGAAGCTTTGAGAGTATGTCTGAATTTAGTAGGAGAGGAAGTATGCTTAATTAGTCATGTCTGCCAGGGGCACCAGGATAGAAACAATGGCATGTCTGTTAAACAGGGCTcttgaccttcctaatgctgcaacactttaatacagttcctcatgttatggtgacccctgGCTGTAAAattttttcattgctgcttcataactaattttgctactgttatgaataataatgtaaatatctggtatccAGGTtgtctgatatatgacccctgcGAAAGGATGTCCAAAGGAGTCATAATCCGCAGGTTATGTAACAAGATTTTCTTCAACATGTAGCTTTGACAAGGCATGCCCAGATGTTCCCTTGGAAAACATATAACATGTAGTATGGTATAGAAGTCTGGCATAGAAGTGCGACCTGTAACTTTATAAATCCTAACATCTACTTATATGTAAGAGTCAGGATAAGGGTCCTGATTCTCTTTTCATGGTAAACTGGCACTCAGCTAGCTATtgggaaaaataaagcaaactcataactccttcttttcttcttcccccaagTAAGGCTCAGAGCGAAGATTCTAACACATTTCTCGCAAAGTCTGACAGATGTTTACTGAATTCTCATTACACCAATCAAAAGTAATTATAGCATTTCATTGTGCAAGAGTCAGCAGCGTAAGCAAAAAAGAATATTAGGAGTGGAGTCCATGGTGAGGGGGGAGGCAGTGGAAAACGGGAAGAGAGAGAAGCGGGCAGGCATGTGGAAGACCTGAGCTTGGAGAACCGGTCAACTGGGCAAAGGCACAGAGGCATGGGGAGAGGATGCTAGCATTTTGGGGAGAATGAATTCATAGAGAAGGAGATGAATTTATCTGAGGGCTGATTGGATGGAGTCATAAGAATATGAAAATCACAGATGTAGGGTTTACCTTTGGTCTCTAAATAATAGTGCTCTATGTGTCTCTTCTAGGCTTCCAGAGATACCTCTTTCATAGAAATTGATACCAAGGAAGTGGGGTCACTGCTGTGATAGATCTGACCATGTAACTTTTATGAGTTGGACATGTTTTGTGAGGGGAATTCGAAAGCCTTGGGTTTAGTGGGCTGGAAAAGCTATTGAATCCTGGAAACAGAGCTCATAGGCTGTTGTGTGGTAGTTGAGGCCTAGCTCATGGGGTTTTGGAGAGGAATAAAGACTCTATCAGGAGCAATTAAAATATTCCTAGATATTTTGACTAAGAATTTGTGTGTGTTAGTCATACTTGGTCTGAAGAAGCTGACCATCAAAGAGGTTGGTGCCACTAACATGACACTTCATTGGGACAGGCCCTTTGGGACAAGGTTAGTAGCTGGAGGGGAAGGGGCTGCTCAAGtcctttgggttttttggtgTGACTGTCTCATGCTCCAGTTCTTTGATTTTTGAATAAGAATATTTATTCTGTGATGTCACTCACGGTTGcacttcctgccttgacttcttcacAATGACGATTTGTAAGCCAAGCATGAGAAATCCCATAGTGGTGACCTTAGCAGGAGGTTATTGGAAGTTTCTAGAAATTATTCAGAAAGCTACTACTTCTGAATTGGGAATGACTATTTTCGGTTGAGTCATAGGAGTAAGGTGTGGTGAGGCAAAAGAGCAGAAAGTTAGCTATAGGAAGGCAGTGTGAGACTGCACTAACAGAATTAGGGAGTCCAGCCAAAGGAAGGTGGTGTTAATGTGCTTTAGTTGGCTGGCTTGCCCTGCCCTGAAACTGACACCGACAAGGGCTGTGATGAATGAAGAATCCAGTAACCATCCTTGAAGACTGGTGTCAACAGAGAAAGCACCCGCAGGAAGGCCATCCCTGCCCTTCCTTTTATTGCAGATAGAGCTTCTTCCGGAGGGTGCTTTGGACTTCAGGGTTCACTTTCCTCGGTTTTCCTTCCTGCATCACCTCCGTGTTTGCCATACGTCGGGTGACCTGTAAAATAGGTGTGGTCAGCTACGGGTGTCAGGAGAGCGTGGGGATGAGGTGGCAGGGAAAGGCAGGTTGGTATCCATGTCTCCAGACACTAATTGTCCTCTAGTATTCCATAGTTTCTATGCAATCATTGGTTAGCTAGttggtgtgtgtctatatgtgtatgtttgttctTGTCATGCATGTATCAGCTGTTTGAGAGAGGTGACATAGGGTTGTCACCTTCCATAACTTTCCACCTTGTTTTATTGAGGTAGTGTCTCTCATTGAATTAGTGGCTCAGCGATTTTGATAGGCTATCTTGGCCTCCACAcgtacaaacatgcatgcacacccatccatctccacatacatgtgcctaTACAGACACAtatcacataaaaatacatgaaaatagaaaaaccctaaaaacaaaacaaaacaaaatcattccCACAATAGTGAACTTGAGAGTCCCAGTATGTATATATGGAGATGAGAGCATAAGGGAAGAATGGGAGGGGCTCAGCTTGGGTGGGGTTCCCAGATTCCTCATCTGTCTCACCTCTTCTATCAGTTCTAAGATGGATCCTTTGTTATGTATGAACACATCCGTCAGAGTTTGGATGAAGCCAGAGCCGTTCTGGTCATGTCTATAGGAGAGGAACCCTGGGAAGGTCAGAAAATTGAGTTTGGAGAAGTCTTTAGAGAGTGAAGGGGACTCCAGAAGAGGGGCCCTTCCTGAGGGAGAAGTTCAGGGTCATGAGTGCTGACTCAGGGGGAAGGAGCATAAGCCACCCTAGGACATCAGAGCTCATACCCTCTACCGTGGAGTAGACGTGGACGGTATCCGTATAGGTTGGGATAGTTTGGGGGTTGTTCTTGAGCACAGCAACCTCATCTCCACCTAGTTCTTCACCGGGGTCTCTGTGCTCTAAAAccagggggaggaaagaaaaagtcaGGAAGAAAAATGGGACCCAGGGACTGTCGACGAGCCGTCTGGTAGCATGCCAGGTTCCGCTGGGGCTCAGAGTCTTGGACTGGACTGAATGGAAAAACAGACACTCTGGGCTTAATGATTAAGAGAGTTTACTATTTCTTGCAGAGGGCCAACGATTGGTTTCCAGGGCCCATGGAGTCCCTGTACCTCTGGCTCCAGGGAGCTTCACCTTTTTCTGGCAGCCTCAGTTatctgcagtcacacacacacacatacacacacctaaaaaaacaaaatcttaataaTCCATGGACTCAGCTGGGTATGGTGCTGCatgcctacaatctcagcacttcGGAaccaaagcaggaagatcataaaATTGAGGCCTGCTTGGATTACATTCCAGGTCAGCCTTTGATACATAGTGAGCTCAGTCTTATTACTCCTACCCCAAAGACCAAGGATGTGATGTCCCAGCCCCTACCTCCTCTGCAGGCCTGGATGATGTACACCTTTGGCTTGCCTCTCAGGGCCTTGCAGTTCTTGTTGTTCAAGACTTCAAAAAGGTCTTCTAGTCTGACCATCTTCTCATCTTCTCCTTTGAGGAGGCCTTCCTCACCATGTGCCATGAGTACCACGAAGGCACAGCTGACGGGCTCTTCCCAATTTTCTACGGTCTGCTGAAATTCATCCAACTCTTCCAGAAATTGCttggaggaagagaaatgagcAGGCTCAGAGAGGTGCCTCAAAGCTTACCCTTTCTGTCAAGCCCGCTTCCCTCCTGACCTGGGGCTGGCTGTTCAATACCTGGGCGGTGGGATCCCTCTTCATGGTGCTTTCAAATTTCAGGTAACGGAACATGTCTTCCAGGGCCTCCATGTCTACCTCGGAACCCTCCCGGGCTTTGGTGACACACAGCGTCAGGGCCAGGCGGGCACCGGACATGTCATATCTTTCCtaaggaagagagatggagggagaggcaaACACAGCACAATGAAGCCTGGGGTTAGGGTTGGCAGAACCTCCAAACAAGTTGCCAAGAGGTTCAGGGTGCTCTGAGGGTCTCTCCGTTTCCTGCTTACTAGCAGGGGTCTCAGAATGTCTAAAGCCATAACTGAGATCCTATCTTATACCATCTGAGAAAGGGTGGGATTGGGGTTAGAATTTCTTTTGTGAAGAAAAGCAGTTTGAGTAAGGACCAACGTGATAAGAGCTTAGCTCTTGGAGACAGTTGTGCTGGGTTCCGTCCCTCCTTTTCCAAGTTGGTTTCCATTTCTGGGTCTATTTTTTGgtcttcttttccattctttctcagtTTTTCACCCCTCTTCCATATCTCCATGCATTTTGTACCCTCACCCACCTCCTGCAATGACTGAGGATCTCTCATCTCTGACTCCATGTGTGGCTTTCAGCACCCTTGTTTTGCCCTGGAGgtcaagagaacacaggtaagaaGTTTCCAAAGGAAGGCTGATGGGGTGAGGTGGCAGATTGATTTGTCTGTCGTGGACTTTCGAGACTGCACAGGAAAGTTACTATACGGTCAGACCCGGAACCACACAAACCTCCACTAGAGTATGTTCTCTCTATAGTTACAGCATCGTGGAGTCTCCCATCCATGTTATTCTAGGTCCATTAAAAATGACATctcttgctgggtggtggtggcacatacctttaattcctagcacacaggaggcagagacaggtagatctctatgtgttcaaggctagcctgatctacagagcaagtttcaggacagcaaagGTGACACAgggaaatcttgtcttgaaaaacaaaacaaaacaaaaaccaaacaaacaagaaacaaagagagaggaaaatgtcATCTCTTGaaccctcttttcctcctcctccagaacATCTACTTGCTTGGGTTTGGCAGACACTTCCTTCCTAGGACTGAGCATGGCAAATAGCTCACATACTCCTCTGTTATACCAAGGGATGTCTGGCTGGGGAGGGTTCCGGGTTAGCTTAAACAGAGCATTCCATAAAAATGAGACCTGGCTTCTTCATACTTGTGGTTTCTCATCTGAGGAGGTCAATCTATGTCTCCCTGTCTGCCTTGAGTCTGAACATCTGCCAGGAGCCTTCATCTTTCTCCCTGAGTCCTTTCTTGTACCCTGGCTAAACTGAAGGATGTCTGGCATGCCTTGGGCCTTTCCTCACACTTCTAATGAAACTGGAGTGCTTCTTATGATTGGAGTGATGTAATATCTGTTATGCCTTCTCTCCATTGCACATAATTCTACCCACCTACCAATCCATACACATACTGGCCATCCAGCCACGGCTCTACCATCTACTTATTTACCCATTCATCACTTATTAAACAgttaccca from Mus pahari chromosome 9, PAHARI_EIJ_v1.1, whole genome shotgun sequence includes:
- the Casp14 gene encoding caspase-14, which codes for MESEMRDPQSLQEERYDMSGARLALTLCVTKAREGSEVDMEALEDMFRYLKFESTMKRDPTAQQFLEELDEFQQTVENWEEPVSCAFVVLMAHGEEGLLKGEDEKMVRLEDLFEVLNNKNCKALRGKPKVYIIQACRGEHRDPGEELGGDEVAVLKNNPQTIPTYTDTVHVYSTVEGFLSYRHDQNGSGFIQTLTDVFIHNKGSILELIEEVTRRMANTEVMQEGKPRKVNPEVQSTLRKKLYLQ